The Heterodontus francisci isolate sHetFra1 chromosome 33, sHetFra1.hap1, whole genome shotgun sequence genome has a segment encoding these proteins:
- the tmem106a gene encoding transmembrane protein 106A, whose protein sequence is MGKSFSQLPNFPRQSKKEDTAPIVPETDRTAPENINKVQDSNGEASSHVPYVEFVGRESITCPTCQGTGRIPRGQENELVALIPYSDQRLQPQRTKLYVAVAVVISLLISGLAIFFLFPRSIQVEHVGIKSAYITDDKKAYRVILKITNIINVTNYNFYSISITDLNVQIVFFNEVLGTVNIKNTTVFRPLGGGQIFYEVTAVLDDVGMYHYCTMPEIKVHNIVISIQATVTAWYLSHSEQISFDAYQYVDCGSNTTRLHSPYYPSQGNSLQELLS, encoded by the exons ATGGGTAAATCATTCTCTCAATTACCTAATTTCCCAAGACAAAGCAAGAAAGAGGATACAGCACCCattgtgccagagactgacagaacagCTCCAGAAAACATAAACAAAGTACAGGACAGTAATGGAGAAGCCAGTTCTCATGTTCCATATGTAGAGTTTGTGGGAAGAGAGAGCATTACATGTCCCACCTGTCAAGGGACAGGAAGAATACCAAGAG GCCAGGAGAATGAGCTGGTAGCTCTGATTCCGTACAGTGACCAGAGGCTGCAACCACAACGAAC GAAACTTTATGTGGCAGTCGCTGTGGTGATCAGCCTTCTGATTAGCGGACTTGCAATCTTCTTCCTTTTCCCACGTTCCATTCAAGTAGAACATGTTGGTATTAAGTCAGCCTACATAACCGATGACAAGAAGGCTTATAGAGTTATTCTTAAAATAACG AATATAATAAATGTAACAAACTACAACTTCTACAGCATCAGTATCACTGACCTCAATGTGCAGATTGTGTTTTTTAATGAGGTCCTTGGAACTGTCAACATCAAAAACACTACAGTCTTCAGGCCCTTGGGAGGCGGCCAG ATTTTCTATGAGGTGACTGCTGTGCTCGATGATGTAGGCATGTA CCATTACTGCACAATGCCTGAAATCAAAGTGCACAATATTGTGATCTCAATACA AGCAACAGTGACAGCTTGGTATTTGTCACACTCTGAGCAAATCTCTTTCGATGCCTACCAATACGTTGATTGTGGCTCCAACACCACCCGTCTTCACAGCCCCTACTACCCTTCCCAGGGCAACAGTTTGCAAGAGCTGCTCAGTTAA